Proteins from a single region of Bacteroidales bacterium:
- a CDS encoding glycosyltransferase family 4 protein → LQPYLSEEEFDKFLKEKKLTGANIKIDEDGKLYYEKDGEVKEINFRNEEVSGIQEDGKYYFSGTYGPNLLNEVYNYARVAAVIAQKNDFDIIHAHDWLANAAGIAAKEVSGKPLVIHVHATEFDRGGADNIDTRVFALEQAGMQAADKIITVSNLTKNTVINHYGINPEKVQTVYNAVEPQEAEKIVYKKNVKEKVVTFLGRITYQKGPAYFVNAAKKVLDKTDNVRFVMAGSGDMTRQMIRYAAKLGITDKFHFTDFLKGDEVTKMFSISDVYVMPSVSEPFGISPLEAMRSNVPVIISKQSGVAEVIQNAIKIDYWDDDALADAIYGLIKYNGLSKMFIKQSKKEVESMKWDKPAKEVKEIYDTLV, encoded by the coding sequence AACTTCAACCTTACTTGTCTGAAGAAGAGTTTGATAAATTTCTGAAAGAAAAAAAACTAACAGGTGCAAATATTAAGATTGATGAAGACGGTAAACTTTATTATGAAAAAGACGGAGAAGTTAAAGAAATAAATTTCAGAAACGAAGAAGTATCCGGCATTCAAGAAGACGGGAAATATTATTTTTCCGGAACATACGGCCCGAATTTGTTAAATGAAGTTTATAATTATGCTCGTGTAGCTGCAGTAATTGCCCAAAAAAATGATTTTGATATTATTCATGCACACGATTGGTTAGCAAATGCTGCCGGTATTGCTGCTAAAGAAGTATCGGGAAAACCTTTGGTTATACATGTTCATGCCACAGAGTTCGACAGAGGCGGAGCAGATAATATTGACACAAGAGTATTTGCACTTGAACAGGCAGGTATGCAAGCAGCTGATAAAATTATCACTGTCAGCAATTTAACAAAAAATACAGTTATAAATCATTACGGTATTAATCCCGAAAAAGTTCAAACAGTATATAATGCTGTTGAACCGCAAGAGGCTGAAAAAATAGTTTACAAAAAGAACGTCAAAGAAAAGGTTGTTACATTCCTCGGCAGGATTACTTATCAAAAAGGTCCGGCTTATTTTGTAAATGCCGCAAAAAAAGTTCTGGATAAAACAGATAATGTACGTTTTGTAATGGCAGGAAGCGGAGATATGACACGCCAAATGATAAGATATGCCGCAAAACTCGGAATAACAGATAAGTTTCATTTTACCGATTTTCTGAAAGGAGATGAAGTAACAAAAATGTTCTCAATCAGTGATGTTTATGTGATGCCTTCTGTTTCAGAACCTTTTGGAATATCACCTTTGGAAGCAATGCGTTCAAATGTTCCGGTTATTATCTCAAAACAATCAGGCGTTGCGGAAGTTATTCAAAATGCAATAAAAATTGATTACTGGGATGATGATGCTTTAGCAGATGCCATATACGGTTTAATTAAATATAACGGTTTATCGAAAATGTTTATCAAACAATCAAAAAAAGAAGTTGAAAGTATGAAATGGGATAAACCTGCAAAAGAAGTTAAAGAAATTTATGATACTTTGGTTTAA